The stretch of DNA CAGAAATGTTACGGACATTCAATTGTGGTATTGGTATGATCATTATCGTGGGACAGCATACAGCTGAAGCAGTTACGCAAGCTCTTGAAAAAAATGGAGAGACTGTAACTCCCCTTGGCATTTTAACAAAACGCCAAGATCAAAATAAAGGAATACTTTATAGAGGAGTACTGCATTTATGAAAAAAAAAATCGTCGTTTTCATTTCTGGTAATGGGTCCAATATGGTCGCCCTTGCTCAAGCAAGTCAACAAAAGGGATATCCTGCTAAAATTGTCGCAGTTATTTGCGATAATCCACGTGCAAACGGTATTGAAAAAGCACAAAATCATAACTTACCTATTCATGTTGTTGATCGCAAAATCTACAAAACGAAAGAAGAGCATGAAGAAGATATTTTCACGATTTTAGATCAATATAAACCGGATTTTCTCTGCTTTGCGGGGTATATGCGCCTTATCTCATCACGTTTCGTAAAACTTTATGAGGGACGAATTTTAAACATTCACCCTTCTCTTTTACCTTCATTTAAAGGCTTAAATACGCATGAAAGAGTTTTACGAGCAGGTGTAAAAATCACAGGCTGCACTGTGCATCTTGTTACAGAAGATATGGATGCTGGAAAAATCCTTGCCCAAGCAGCCGTTCCAGTCTATCCTGATGATAGCACGGAGTGCTTAGCACAAAGAGTTCTTAAAGCAGAGCATAAACTCTACCCTGAAGCCTTAAAAGCATTTATTGAAGGAAAGAGCAAAAGTGTCGATACGCAACAACAGCTCTTATCCTTTTAAGGATATCAGAGGTTTGTAGTATTTTTCAACGTTTTACATGCAATTTATTCTCAGCGCCTATCATTAAAAACCTCTCATGTTGGCAGGATAAAGTCTATTTCTTCATAAATTTTTGCATAGAATACGTAATTTTTTTTATTATTTAAATTTCCAAATTGTTCTTGCTTATTTAAGTTTTCCGGATATTACCACGAGCTCTACTGAATCAAAATACTCTCGTATTTCCCTTAAAACATTTTAAAATACGCAATTTTTCTATTGCATTAATTTTTGCATCATGATGAAAGTGTTTCTTTAACTGTTAGAGCTAACTGTTTGAGTGTAAAAGGTTTAGATAAAAAACCAAAAACAGCATCTTGTGGAAGATTCTTAGCAAAAGCATCTTTTGCATATCCAGAGACGAAAAGAAATTTGATATCAGGATATTTTTTACGGACTTCCTTCAATAAAGTGGGCCCATCCATTTCTGGCATCACCACATCGGAAACAATAATATCAACAGCTCCTTTTTTTTCTTCAAGAACAGAAAGAGCTTCCACTCCACTTGCCGCCTCTAAAACCGTATATCCTCTCATTTGAAGAGCCCTTACCCCCCCCATTCTGACCGCATCCTCATCTTCAACCAATAAAACAGTAGCAGACCCTGTTAGATCTATATTTTTATCTTTCTCTTCATCTTTTTCAATCTTTTGAGAAACCTCTTTTATATCTGGGATATAACGGGGCAGAAAAATATGAAATGTTGCCCCTTCTCCTTCTTTACTTTCACAATAGATATACCCACCGCTTTGCTTGATAATTCCATAAACCATCGATAAACCAAGGCCTGTTCCTTTTCCAACTTCTTTTGTTGTAAAAAATGGCTCAAACATTTTTTCTTGTATAGCAGCAGATATCCCAGTCCCTGTATCTGAAATAGTCAATTGCACATATTCACCAATTACTAAACCCAGATGATTAAATTCAGCACTTTGTTGTTTTGTAATATTGTTTGTCGCAATCGTAACAATACCGCCATCAAACATGGCATCACGCGCATTAATAACCAAATTCATAACCACACGCTGAAAAGATGCCTGATCGACTTCAACGTTCCACAAATCTCTTCCATGGATAATTTTTAACTGAATATTATTCCCCAAAAGTGGTAAAATAAGATTGCGAATGTCTGATAAAAATTCTGTAAAATCAACCTCTTCAGGTCGAAGTGTTTGCTTTCTAGAAAAAGCGAGTAATTGCTGTACAAGAGCAGCAGCACGATTAGCATTATTTTTAATATTGATGAGATCAGCATGAGCAGGATCAGAACTACGATGCGTATTTAAAAGAAGATCACATGACATTAAAATTGCTGTTAAAACATTATTAAAATCATGAGCAATACCACCTGCCAATTGTCCAACAGCTTGCATCTTCTGGCTTTGCATTATTTTATCTTCAAGTGTTTTTTGTTCTGTTGTTTCAATGACAGAAATAATGACCAAATCTTGTAGCGCATCACCATGATAGGGTGGAACAGACATAACATGAAGACGTAAATGGCATTCTTCATTCTTTTCTAAAACAGTTTCCAAAGAAACAACGTAATTTTTATTAGTCGCAATTTTCTGAAAGGCACGCTCTAACTGCCCACAATCACGACGAGAAATAATATCATAAAAATTGATCGTTTTATCCCTACATTCGGTGAGTGATGAAAAAGCATTATTCATATGAACCAACTGCCCTTTCTGATCCACCACGGCTATTGCAAAAGGACTCGCATCAAAATATTCACCTAATATACGAGGTAATTTTAATTGATCATCCTCTTCTTTTTCTTTTTGTATTTGTTGTGGAATGATCACAATACGATAAATGGCTTCCTCCTCTAAGAGAGAAGAAGCAGAGATAAAACAATGAAATATTTTCTCACAAATCGTCTGTAGATTTAAACATAGTGAAAAACTATAGGGTAAAGAGTAACCTGAACTTTGATATCTGTTGATTTGCAAACAAATATCACTCCATGAGCTCTTAGCACCAACACTCTCAAATAATGGATCAAAATGATATTGACCAACCGAAAAATTTGCTAAATTAATTGAGAACCATTCGGCAAAAACCGCATTGGCATAAAGAAGAGTGCCTTGTGTATTAACTGATACAAAACCAACAGGAGCTTGATCTAAATGATTAATCGCCTCTTGAAGGTTAGAGAAAAAAACTTCTCGGTTTTGTTGTAAATGCGAAATATCGCTAATACGCCAAAGTAAAAGCTTTTTCTTCTGTTTTGTAATAGGTTGAACAGAAATATTATACCAAGCAGATTTTTTTTGTGTAGAATCGGTGAAAATTGGTTGCTCTACTCTTAACTCTTCTTGCGCTGAACGATTATTACAAGCCGCAACTTTTAAGCGATAGGAAAGTGCACCAGCTCCTGGAAGATCAGCAATAACCCTATAACAAGACCCTTCAGGCTTATAGGTCAGAATTTTTTGATAGTTTTGATTAGAATAATGAACAAAACCAGAAAGATCAGAGATTACAATTGCATCATCGCTCCTATTAAAGATGCTAAAGTCAAAATCTTCATGCAACCACAATGCACGGTATCTTAAAATTCCCATTCCACTTAAAACGAGTGTTGCAACACCGATAATTGCTAGAATCAAAAAAGATCCCAGCACCACCTTTTGCAAATAACTTTGTGGATAAAAAAAATCTAAAATGCCTACAATGAAAAAGAAAACTAAGATAAAAACAACACCTAAAATCACAACTCCCCGACGAACAGAAGACGAAGATGCTGATCTTTCATTATTTTCAAAACCTTTATCCATTCTCTTTGCCTTAGATTAGCTGTTTCTTATACCAAGAAACTTCCTTTATATTCATTGTTATAAAATATATACTATGATATCATCTTTTTAAGAAAGCTCACTTAATGTTAAAGAGTTTATTTCTGGTCTTTGAAGTAAATCTTTTAAGGGTATGTTTGTAAATTTATCTCAATAAAAAACGATAGTTTCCATACCAAAATGGGAGAAAAACCATGTATATCTGGTTATCAGACCAAATCGGTGTATCTGCTGCCAATATAACGATAAGTTTTTTGTTTTTTGTAATAACAATCACAGCTATTACCATAATTATCTTATTTTTACGCTATTTAAATACGAAAAAATTCAACATTAAGAGAAAAAAAAGTCTATCACGATTAGCATTATGTGAAGCAATTTCTATAGATCGAACACGCCGCCTTGTTTTAGTCCGTTGTGATAATAAAGAACACTTGCTTCTTATCGGCGGATTAACAGATGTGGTTGTAGAATCCGATATTACCAACATATCCAAAATACAAAAGAGAGAGATACACCCCTATCCCACTCCCCCCTTTACAGAGAGAAACGATACGCCAGATAAAGGCTCTTCTTCTTTTATCAATCAAGCAATAAAAGATTCAGCAATCACAGCTGAAATTGAAGGGAGGCAAGAACCATCTTTGTTTATTCCCACCCCTCCAAAATAAAATATACAATTTTATCACTACGAACTTCGTTTGTTTACGTTCTAATAACCTTTAATCA from Bartonella tribocorum CIP 105476 encodes:
- the purN gene encoding phosphoribosylglycinamide formyltransferase, producing the protein MKKKIVVFISGNGSNMVALAQASQQKGYPAKIVAVICDNPRANGIEKAQNHNLPIHVVDRKIYKTKEEHEEDIFTILDQYKPDFLCFAGYMRLISSRFVKLYEGRILNIHPSLLPSFKGLNTHERVLRAGVKITGCTVHLVTEDMDAGKILAQAAVPVYPDDSTECLAQRVLKAEHKLYPEALKAFIEGKSKSVDTQQQLLSF
- a CDS encoding response regulator, with protein sequence MDKGFENNERSASSSSVRRGVVILGVVFILVFFFIVGILDFFYPQSYLQKVVLGSFLILAIIGVATLVLSGMGILRYRALWLHEDFDFSIFNRSDDAIVISDLSGFVHYSNQNYQKILTYKPEGSCYRVIADLPGAGALSYRLKVAACNNRSAQEELRVEQPIFTDSTQKKSAWYNISVQPITKQKKKLLLWRISDISHLQQNREVFFSNLQEAINHLDQAPVGFVSVNTQGTLLYANAVFAEWFSINLANFSVGQYHFDPLFESVGAKSSWSDICLQINRYQSSGYSLPYSFSLCLNLQTICEKIFHCFISASSLLEEEAIYRIVIIPQQIQKEKEEDDQLKLPRILGEYFDASPFAIAVVDQKGQLVHMNNAFSSLTECRDKTINFYDIISRRDCGQLERAFQKIATNKNYVVSLETVLEKNEECHLRLHVMSVPPYHGDALQDLVIISVIETTEQKTLEDKIMQSQKMQAVGQLAGGIAHDFNNVLTAILMSCDLLLNTHRSSDPAHADLINIKNNANRAAALVQQLLAFSRKQTLRPEEVDFTEFLSDIRNLILPLLGNNIQLKIIHGRDLWNVEVDQASFQRVVMNLVINARDAMFDGGIVTIATNNITKQQSAEFNHLGLVIGEYVQLTISDTGTGISAAIQEKMFEPFFTTKEVGKGTGLGLSMVYGIIKQSGGYIYCESKEGEGATFHIFLPRYIPDIKEVSQKIEKDEEKDKNIDLTGSATVLLVEDEDAVRMGGVRALQMRGYTVLEAASGVEALSVLEEKKGAVDIIVSDVVMPEMDGPTLLKEVRKKYPDIKFLFVSGYAKDAFAKNLPQDAVFGFLSKPFTLKQLALTVKETLSS
- a CDS encoding flagellar biosynthetic protein FliO, coding for MYIWLSDQIGVSAANITISFLFFVITITAITIIILFLRYLNTKKFNIKRKKSLSRLALCEAISIDRTRRLVLVRCDNKEHLLLIGGLTDVVVESDITNISKIQKREIHPYPTPPFTERNDTPDKGSSSFINQAIKDSAITAEIEGRQEPSLFIPTPPK